Proteins encoded in a region of the Vicia villosa cultivar HV-30 ecotype Madison, WI linkage group LG5, Vvil1.0, whole genome shotgun sequence genome:
- the LOC131607005 gene encoding uncharacterized protein LOC131607005 — protein sequence MAPPRVKHLLWRICRDCLPSRRRLRQHYVQCSLFCPVCDLEVEDDWHTFFGCHVINSCWREAGLSSIVDHRLQIFSDAKSLILDICSREENKDAGRFAMVLECIWKNRNNIVWNNNREYLSRIGIQAYYNWFDWFEAREVQVSNIIPQLPLVWTPPAEGWLKCNVDAGFSRHYQTTNRSWCIRDNLGRFITAGVAWDTGLMSPLEAEALAMKEAIHNAIAMNLIKVIFESDSQVVIHGINSTVTGNSEFNTIIMSIQRLLSSVTNFEVKFIKRQANMVADSLVKAANSWSRRSIVNVIPPCIDTLLFNEMN from the coding sequence ATGGCTCCGCCTAGAGTTAAACACCTTCTTTGGAGAATTTGTCGAGATTGCTTACCTTCACGTAGAAGACTTCGACAACATTATGTTCAATGTTCTTTGTTTTGCCCGGTTTGCGACTTGGAAGTGGAAGATGATTGGCATACTTTCTTTGGTTGtcatgttattaattcttgttgGCGGGAAGCAGGTTTGTCTTCTATTGTTGATCACCGTTTACAAATTTTCAGTGATGCTAAGTCTCTTATCCTTGATATTTGTAGTAGAGAAGAGAATAAAGATGCGGGGCGTTTTGCTATGGTGCTAGAATGTATTTGGAAGAACCGTAATAATATTGTTTGGAATAATAATAGGGAATATCTCTCTAGAATTGGTATTCAAGCTTATTATAATTGGTTTGATTGGTTTGAGGCCCGTGAAGTTCAGGTGTCGAATATTATTCCTCAGCTCCCGTTGGTTTGGACTCCTCCCGCAGAAGGATGGTTGAAGTGTAATGTTGATGCTGGTTTTAGTAGACATTATCAGACTACGAATAGGAGTTGGTGTATTCGGGATAATTTGGGAAGATTTATTACTGCAGGTGTAGCATGGGATACTGGCCTTATGTCTCCACTAGAAGCCGAAGCTTTGGCCATGAAAGAAGCTATTCATAATGCTATTGCTATGAATCTGATCAAAGTGATCTTCGAAAGCGATTCCCAGGTGGTGATACATGGAATCAATTCTACGGTTACCGGTAATTCTGAGTTTAATACTATCATTATGTCTATCCAAAGATTGTTGAGTTCTGTTACaaactttgaggttaagtttattaagcgtcaagcgaatatggttgccgaCTCGTTAGtcaaggcggccaattcttggtctagaCGTAGTATTGTTAATGTTATTCCTCCTTGTATTGATACTCTTTTgtttaatgaaatgaattaa